Sequence from the Pseudomonadota bacterium genome:
CCGATTGTACCTCAATATCTGAGAGGTGCGCGTATACTGTGGCAAGCCCAAAGCCGTGATCAATTACGATCGTTTTTCCAAGTAAGCCTAGATCTCCAACGAAGCTAACTCGGCCGCCGTTCGCAGCTACAACGCTAGTACGTTTTGATACAGAGAACCGAGCTCCCGCAGCAGTCGTTTTTAGGATCTCCTGATCTCCAAGCATAATAGAGCGAGTATCCCCCTCAGAGTTACTGGGGGTGCTCTCTACCGGTTTCAGAAAAGCCCCGC
This genomic interval carries:
- a CDS encoding M23 family metallopeptidase produces the protein GAFLKPVESTPSNSEGDTRSIMLGDQEILKTTAAGARFSVSKRTSVVAANGGRVSFVGDLGLLGKTIVIDHGFGLATVYAHLSDIEVQSGATVSKGQAIAKTGSSGFALSEEVYFEVRLHGVPVSPNEWWDESWVTDHIENKLAFVRTEVVGGSSE